Proteins encoded within one genomic window of Cucumis sativus cultivar 9930 chromosome 3, Cucumber_9930_V3, whole genome shotgun sequence:
- the LOC101222738 gene encoding uncharacterized protein LOC101222738 codes for MGSLMAGWDSPTTDPQEVSHRRNKSLTKEEIEAFWKTKKQVHEEHLRAILSPFETLEEKEKGNIGNNLQRSASMPPFNTRKGLRENMKSETNLEKPEKNPWWRRSNWAFLNEPPETEGSGNSYVSQFHVANMAASRLGRGGVSA; via the exons ATGGGTTCTTTAATGGCTGGTTGGGATTCCCCTACTACTGATCCCCAAGAAG TGAGTCATCGGAGGAATAAGTCGTTGACAAAAGAGGAAATTGAAGCGTTTTGGAAAACGAAGAAACAAGTGCATGAAGAACATCTGAGAGCAATTTTAAGTCCATTTGAGACATTGGAG gaaaaagaaaagggaaatatTGGAAATAATCTACAGAGATCAGCGTCTATGCCTCCATTCAATACAAGGAAGGGTTTACGGGAGAATATGAAATCTGAAACTAACTTAGAAAAGCCCGAGAAAAATCCCTG GTGGAGAAGAAGTAACTGGGCGTTTCTAAACGAACCACCGGAGACAGAAGGGTCCGGTAACAGCTACGTGTCGCAGTTCCACGTCGCAAACATGGCGGCTTCCAGACTTGGTCGTGGTGGCGTTAGTGCTTAA